In Streptomyces sp. NBC_00704, a genomic segment contains:
- the cyc2 gene encoding germacradienol/geosmin synthase Cyc2, translating to MTQPFELPQFYLPHPARLNPHLDQARAHSTRWARDMGMLEGSGIWEQSDLEAHDYGLLCAYTHPDCDGPALSLITDWYVWVFFFDDHFLDMFKRTPDRAAGKAHLERLPLFMPLDLATPVPEPRNPVEAGLHDLWTRTVPAMSEDWRRRFAVATEHLLNESMWELSNIDEGRIANPVEYIEMRRKVGGAPWSAGLVEYATAEVPAAVAGTRPLRVLMETFADAVHLRNDLFSYQREVEDEGENSNGVLVLERFFGCTTQEAADTVNDILTSRLHQFEHTAFTEVPAMALEKGLGPDEAAAIAAYAKGLQDWQSGGHEWHLRSSRYMNEGAVTEPAWRKLTGPGTSAADVGALLASTAATGTPRTPSGPRGRLRAYAHVPFQKVGPSLLPDFHMPYRVELSPHLEACRPRLKAWSHQVGILAEGVWDEDKLDAFDLALCSAGLDPDATPEALDLSSRWLAWGTYGDDYYPLVFGGRRDLAAARLVTTRLSACMPVDGEPASVVPANAMERGLLDLWAHTTAAMTPDQRRTLRDAVDVMTESWVWELSNQLQNRVPDPVDYLEMRRATFGSDLTLSMCRMGRGPAIPPEVYRSGVVRALENAAMDYACLTNDVFSYQKEIEYEGEMHNAILVVQNFFGCDYPAALGVVHDLMTQRMRQFEHVIAHELPVLYDDFDLSPAARRAMGDYVADLQNWLAGILHWHREVDRYKPAFLARRTHGFLPDTAPPAPALPPAPAPVPHPSYAG from the coding sequence ATGACGCAACCGTTCGAACTCCCGCAGTTCTACCTGCCGCATCCCGCGCGGCTGAACCCGCACCTCGACCAGGCGCGGGCCCACTCCACCCGGTGGGCGCGCGACATGGGCATGCTGGAGGGGTCCGGGATCTGGGAGCAGTCCGACCTGGAGGCCCATGACTACGGCCTGCTCTGCGCGTACACCCACCCGGACTGCGACGGGCCCGCGCTGTCGCTGATCACCGACTGGTACGTGTGGGTGTTCTTCTTCGACGACCACTTCCTCGACATGTTCAAGCGCACCCCCGACCGCGCGGCCGGCAAGGCCCACCTGGAACGGCTGCCGCTGTTCATGCCGCTGGACCTGGCCACACCCGTGCCCGAGCCGCGCAACCCGGTGGAGGCGGGCCTGCACGACCTGTGGACGCGCACCGTGCCGGCCATGTCCGAGGACTGGCGGCGCCGTTTCGCCGTGGCGACGGAACACCTCCTCAACGAGTCGATGTGGGAGCTGTCCAACATCGACGAGGGGCGGATCGCCAACCCCGTCGAGTACATCGAGATGCGGCGCAAGGTGGGCGGCGCGCCCTGGTCGGCGGGGCTGGTGGAGTACGCGACCGCCGAGGTGCCGGCCGCGGTCGCCGGGACGAGGCCGCTCAGGGTGCTGATGGAGACCTTCGCCGACGCCGTGCACCTGCGCAACGACCTGTTCTCCTACCAGCGCGAGGTCGAGGACGAGGGCGAGAACAGCAACGGCGTGCTCGTCCTGGAGAGGTTCTTCGGCTGCACCACCCAGGAGGCCGCCGACACCGTCAACGACATCCTCACCTCCCGTCTGCACCAGTTCGAGCACACCGCGTTCACCGAAGTGCCCGCGATGGCGCTGGAGAAGGGGCTCGGACCCGACGAGGCCGCCGCGATCGCCGCCTACGCCAAGGGGCTCCAGGACTGGCAGTCCGGCGGCCACGAGTGGCACCTGCGCTCCAGCCGCTACATGAACGAGGGCGCGGTCACCGAGCCGGCCTGGCGGAAGCTCACCGGCCCGGGCACCTCCGCCGCCGACGTCGGCGCCCTCCTCGCGTCGACGGCCGCCACGGGGACGCCCCGCACGCCGTCCGGGCCGCGCGGAAGACTGCGCGCGTACGCGCACGTGCCGTTCCAGAAGGTCGGCCCGTCGCTGCTGCCCGACTTCCACATGCCCTACCGGGTGGAGCTGAGCCCGCACCTCGAGGCGTGCCGCCCGCGCCTGAAGGCGTGGTCGCACCAGGTGGGCATCCTCGCGGAGGGCGTCTGGGACGAGGACAAGCTCGACGCCTTCGACCTCGCGCTGTGCTCGGCCGGCCTCGACCCGGACGCCACCCCCGAAGCGCTCGACCTCAGCTCCCGGTGGCTCGCCTGGGGCACCTACGGCGACGACTACTACCCGCTCGTCTTCGGCGGCCGCCGCGACCTGGCCGCCGCCCGCCTGGTGACGACCCGCCTGTCGGCCTGCATGCCGGTGGACGGCGAGCCGGCGTCCGTCGTCCCCGCCAACGCCATGGAGCGCGGCCTGCTCGACCTGTGGGCGCACACCACCGCCGCCATGACCCCCGACCAGCGCCGCACCCTGCGCGACGCGGTCGACGTGATGACCGAGAGCTGGGTGTGGGAGCTGTCCAACCAGCTCCAGAACCGTGTCCCCGACCCGGTCGACTACCTGGAGATGCGCCGCGCCACCTTCGGCTCCGACCTCACCCTGAGCATGTGCCGGATGGGCCGCGGCCCCGCGATCCCGCCGGAGGTCTACCGCAGCGGCGTCGTCCGCGCGCTGGAGAACGCGGCCATGGACTACGCGTGCCTCACCAACGACGTCTTCTCGTACCAGAAGGAGATCGAGTACGAGGGGGAGATGCACAACGCGATCCTCGTCGTGCAGAACTTCTTCGGCTGCGACTACCCGGCGGCGCTGGGCGTCGTCCACGACCTGATGACCCAGCGCATGCGGCAGTTCGAGCATGTCATCGCGCACGAACTGCCCGTCCTGTACGACGACTTCGACCTGTCTCCCGCGGCACGCCGGGCGATGGGGGACTACGTGGCGGACCTGCAGAACTGGCTGGCCGGCATCCTGCACTGGCACCGTGAGGTCGACCGCTACAAGCCCGCCTTCCTGGCCCGCCGCACCCACGGCTTCCTGCCGGACACCGCCCCACCGGCCCCGGCCCTCCCCCCGGCCCCGGCCCCCGTCCCGCACCCGTCCTACGCCGGCTGA
- a CDS encoding CTP synthase C-terminal region-related (seleno)protein, whose amino-acid sequence MTDTAAQIARVALVGDRSPNVVSHTRVPLLLDALASRDRLVLDAYWISSEEAEDAGAVRGFDAVWAVPGSPYRSEAGVLSAIRTAREEGIPFLGTCGGFQHALLEYARNVCGLAHAAHAENDPEAEDPLIAPLACSLVGHEGVVTLEPGSLAYSLIGSGRTVERYFCAYGPARHLDTLRAHGLRFTGHDEDGRPRVAELPGHPFFMASLFQPELSGDGSRPHPVVRALARAAVGHAARRTRQPA is encoded by the coding sequence ATGACCGACACCGCAGCTCAGATCGCGCGGGTCGCCCTGGTCGGCGACCGCTCCCCCAACGTCGTCTCGCACACGCGTGTACCGCTCCTGCTGGACGCTCTCGCCTCCCGGGACCGGCTGGTCCTGGACGCCTACTGGATCTCGTCCGAGGAGGCCGAGGACGCGGGCGCCGTGCGCGGGTTCGACGCGGTGTGGGCGGTGCCGGGCAGCCCTTACCGCAGCGAGGCGGGCGTGCTGTCGGCGATCCGCACGGCGCGCGAGGAGGGCATCCCGTTCCTGGGCACCTGCGGCGGCTTCCAGCACGCGCTCCTGGAGTACGCGCGCAACGTCTGCGGGCTGGCGCACGCCGCGCACGCCGAGAACGACCCCGAGGCCGAGGACCCGCTGATCGCACCGCTGGCGTGTTCCCTCGTCGGCCACGAGGGCGTCGTCACGCTGGAACCGGGTTCGCTGGCGTACTCCCTGATCGGCTCGGGACGGACGGTCGAGCGCTACTTCTGCGCGTACGGGCCCGCCCGCCACCTCGACACGCTGCGGGCCCACGGACTGCGTTTCACCGGCCACGACGAGGACGGCCGGCCCCGCGTGGCCGAACTGCCGGGCCATCCCTTCTTCATGGCCTCCCTGTTCCAGCCCGAGCTGTCCGGCGACGGCTCGCGCCCGCATCCGGTCGTCCGGGCGCTGGCGCGGGCCGCGGTCGGGCACGCCGCCCGCAGGACGCGTCAGCCGGCGTAG
- a CDS encoding LysR family transcriptional regulator, whose protein sequence is MDPHLLRTLVAVARLASFSEAARELGYTQSAVSQHIAALEQDLGAPLLTRRPVAPTAAGERLLEHAGPLLLRLDAARADVVRLARTPPHGLTLAASPTALTPAALAALPPAGVVLRVLGRDGVPAAVADGTADLGLVDGLAAPSDPLRLPDVAPLTTHGVGEEPVGVLLPCDHPLAGRPGLRLGDLADARWVDAPDAGLPLPQLRAANGGHGFRPALRYEGADVRVLTALTAAGHGLALLPRSAAAGVAGTVVVPLVEPRVMHRIELVSAGAPAGAARAVIEALSPRA, encoded by the coding sequence ATGGACCCGCACCTGCTGCGCACCCTCGTCGCCGTCGCCCGCCTCGCCTCCTTCTCCGAGGCCGCCCGCGAACTCGGCTACACCCAGTCGGCCGTCTCCCAGCACATCGCCGCCCTCGAACAGGACCTCGGCGCACCCCTGCTCACCCGTCGTCCCGTCGCCCCCACCGCGGCCGGCGAACGGCTCCTCGAACACGCGGGTCCCCTGCTGCTGCGCCTGGACGCGGCCCGCGCGGACGTCGTCCGGCTGGCCCGCACACCGCCGCACGGGCTGACCCTGGCCGCGTCCCCGACCGCCCTCACCCCCGCCGCGCTCGCCGCCCTCCCGCCCGCCGGCGTCGTCCTGCGCGTGCTCGGCCGTGACGGCGTGCCCGCCGCGGTCGCCGACGGCACCGCCGACCTGGGGCTCGTCGACGGGCTGGCCGCGCCCAGCGACCCGCTCCGGCTTCCCGACGTCGCACCGCTGACCACGCACGGCGTCGGCGAGGAGCCGGTCGGCGTGCTCCTGCCCTGCGACCACCCGCTCGCCGGACGTCCCGGCCTGCGCCTCGGCGACCTCGCCGACGCCCGCTGGGTGGACGCGCCGGACGCCGGGCTGCCGCTGCCCCAGTTGCGCGCGGCCAACGGCGGCCACGGCTTTCGACCGGCCCTGCGCTACGAGGGCGCCGACGTCCGCGTCCTGACCGCCCTGACCGCGGCCGGCCACGGACTGGCCCTGCTGCCCCGGTCGGCGGCAGCGGGCGTCGCGGGAACGGTCGTCGTCCCGCTCGTCGAACCGCGGGTGATGCACCGGATCGAGCTGGTGAGCGCGGGTGCGCCCGCGGGCGCGGCGCGAGCGGTGATCGAGGCGCTGTCCCCGCGCGCGTGA
- a CDS encoding PDZ domain-containing protein produces MERQTALRPKRLPGQEPPGGRTGPGGPAPRPPAAHPRSGRPTTLLSGLLAGAVLVLSGVGLGAVGTTVIGTGALAELRRQAAPGTRTAPTGQPGEAGRPGRAGESGRVGESAQGDGSAQRGPGVDAGRAGAAGPSAPPPPSGASSRPVRATLGLEPVDARKAGARIVAVHVPGPGYTAGLVRGDVLVRFDGVSIGSATDLAHAVDAARPGRAARLTVCHQGGACRSLTVTPGVVT; encoded by the coding sequence ATGGAACGACAGACAGCATTGCGTCCCAAGCGGCTGCCCGGCCAGGAGCCGCCCGGCGGCCGCACCGGCCCCGGCGGCCCGGCCCCGCGCCCGCCCGCCGCGCACCCGCGGAGCGGCAGGCCGACGACCCTGCTGTCCGGCCTGCTGGCCGGCGCCGTCCTGGTGCTGTCCGGGGTCGGACTGGGCGCCGTCGGGACGACCGTCATCGGAACGGGCGCACTGGCCGAGCTGCGGCGACAGGCGGCACCGGGCACCCGGACGGCCCCGACGGGACAGCCGGGCGAGGCGGGACGGCCCGGCCGGGCGGGCGAGTCAGGGCGCGTGGGGGAGTCGGCCCAGGGGGACGGGTCGGCGCAGAGGGGGCCGGGTGTTGACGCCGGGCGTGCGGGCGCTGCCGGGCCGTCCGCGCCGCCCCCGCCCTCCGGGGCGTCGTCGCGGCCCGTCCGGGCCACCCTGGGGCTGGAGCCCGTGGACGCCCGGAAGGCGGGCGCCAGGATCGTCGCCGTCCATGTGCCCGGCCCCGGCTACACCGCGGGCCTGGTCCGCGGCGACGTCCTGGTGCGGTTCGACGGCGTCAGCATCGGCTCGGCGACGGACCTCGCCCACGCGGTCGACGCGGCACGCCCCGGCAGGGCGGCACGCCTGACGGTCTGCCATCAAGGCGGTGCGTGCCGGTCGCTGACGGTGACCCCCGGAGTCGTCACCTGA
- a CDS encoding aminopeptidase P family protein — MTGTAPAPFTADDYRARMTRAAGEAAEAGLAGLLVAPGPDLVWLTGYAPTAVTERLTLLVLAAGRDPVLVVPALEAPDAAKAAGAPALTLRDWTDGKDPYAVAAGLLDADGRFGISDNAWAMHLLGMQKALPAASYASLTQALPMLRAVKDAAELELMAAAGAAADRAFEEIRRLPFAGRRETEVGADLADLLRRFGHSQVDFTIVASGPNGANPHHEVGDRVIEHGDMVVLDFGGLKDGYGSDTSRTVHVGEPTEEERRVHDLVREAQEAGFRAVRPGVACQEIDRAARAVIADAGHGPHFIHRTGHGIGVTTHEPPYMIEGEEQPLVPGMCFSVEPGVYLPGRFGVRIEDIVTVTADGGRRLNDTTRELVIVD; from the coding sequence ATGACCGGCACCGCCCCCGCGCCCTTCACCGCCGACGACTACCGGGCCCGCATGACGCGTGCCGCGGGCGAGGCCGCCGAGGCCGGACTCGCCGGCCTCCTCGTGGCGCCGGGTCCCGACCTCGTCTGGCTCACCGGGTACGCGCCCACCGCGGTGACCGAACGGCTCACGCTGCTCGTCCTCGCCGCCGGCCGTGACCCCGTCCTCGTCGTGCCCGCCCTGGAGGCCCCCGACGCCGCGAAGGCGGCGGGCGCCCCGGCCCTCACCCTGCGCGACTGGACCGACGGCAAGGACCCCTACGCCGTCGCCGCCGGCCTGCTCGACGCCGACGGCCGGTTCGGGATCAGCGACAACGCCTGGGCGATGCACCTGCTCGGCATGCAGAAAGCCCTGCCCGCCGCCTCCTACGCCTCCCTCACCCAGGCCCTGCCGATGCTGCGCGCGGTCAAGGACGCGGCCGAACTGGAGCTGATGGCGGCCGCCGGCGCGGCCGCGGACCGGGCGTTCGAGGAGATCCGGCGGCTCCCCTTCGCCGGACGCCGCGAGACGGAGGTCGGCGCCGACCTCGCGGACCTGCTGCGCCGGTTCGGACACTCCCAGGTCGACTTCACCATCGTCGCCTCGGGGCCCAACGGCGCCAACCCGCATCACGAGGTCGGCGACCGCGTCATCGAGCACGGCGACATGGTCGTCCTCGACTTCGGCGGCCTCAAGGACGGCTACGGCTCCGACACCTCCCGCACCGTCCACGTCGGCGAGCCCACCGAGGAGGAGCGTCGGGTGCACGACCTCGTCCGCGAGGCGCAGGAGGCGGGCTTCCGGGCGGTGCGGCCCGGCGTCGCCTGCCAGGAGATCGACCGGGCCGCCCGCGCGGTCATCGCCGACGCCGGACACGGCCCGCACTTCATCCACCGCACCGGCCACGGCATCGGCGTCACCACCCACGAGCCGCCGTACATGATCGAGGGCGAGGAACAGCCCCTCGTGCCCGGCATGTGCTTCTCGGTCGAGCCGGGCGTCTACCTGCCCGGCCGTTTCGGGGTGCGCATCGAGGACATCGTCACCGTCACCGCGGACGGCGGCCGCCGTCTCAACGACACCACGCGCGAGCTGGTCATAGTGGACTGA
- a CDS encoding aminoglycoside phosphotransferase family protein: MTQAPTPTADTVRRLVRALLRESGPGGPGPDVRPVAENGPRTTWWVGARHVLHLAPDRETGVRRLRELRLRDLVRSHVPVALPTCVAHGEWSPGLVYTLDTRLPGGTAEEHDVSAVGEADLAALLGGLREVAPRAAEALGVPRTAPRSLEALRRMAVAAARGLARADEFDPARLHQLTPPGAAQLAAQPATAVLVHHALRGEHLVVSADGRVRGVLDWTEAVVGDPAEDIAGLALAVGSGAAVRAATLAGYGARPCLRGLWLARCDSVVRLAEHVAQGGPRGRDPQAVSLWRTRLGRAWEAILLERVTELREDGESGGEP, encoded by the coding sequence ATGACCCAGGCACCGACACCCACCGCGGACACCGTCCGCCGACTGGTCCGCGCGCTCCTGCGGGAGAGCGGCCCCGGCGGTCCGGGCCCGGACGTACGGCCCGTCGCGGAGAACGGACCGCGCACCACCTGGTGGGTCGGCGCCCGCCATGTGCTGCATCTGGCCCCCGACCGCGAGACCGGCGTGCGCCGCCTGCGCGAACTGCGGCTGCGCGACCTCGTCCGCAGCCACGTTCCCGTGGCCCTGCCGACCTGTGTCGCGCACGGCGAGTGGTCGCCCGGCCTGGTGTACACCCTCGACACGAGGCTGCCGGGCGGCACGGCCGAGGAGCACGACGTCTCGGCCGTCGGCGAGGCCGACCTCGCCGCGCTGCTCGGCGGGCTGCGCGAGGTCGCCCCCCGCGCGGCCGAGGCGCTCGGCGTGCCGCGCACCGCCCCGCGCTCGCTGGAGGCGCTGCGCCGGATGGCGGTGGCCGCCGCGCGGGGCCTGGCCCGGGCCGACGAGTTCGACCCTGCCCGCCTGCACCAGCTGACCCCGCCCGGCGCGGCACAGCTGGCGGCCCAGCCCGCCACGGCCGTCCTCGTCCACCACGCCCTGCGCGGCGAGCACCTCGTGGTGAGCGCGGACGGCAGGGTGCGCGGGGTCCTGGACTGGACCGAGGCGGTCGTGGGGGATCCCGCGGAGGACATCGCGGGCCTCGCCCTGGCCGTCGGCTCCGGCGCCGCCGTGCGCGCCGCGACCCTGGCCGGCTACGGCGCGCGCCCCTGTCTGCGCGGCCTGTGGCTCGCCCGCTGCGACAGCGTCGTCCGGCTCGCGGAACACGTCGCGCAGGGCGGGCCCCGCGGGCGGGACCCGCAGGCCGTGTCCCTCTGGCGCACCCGGCTGGGACGGGCCTGGGAGGCGATCCTGCTGGAACGGGTGACCGAGCTGCGTGAGGACGGAGAGAGCGGGGGAGAGCCGTAG
- the treZ gene encoding malto-oligosyltrehalose trehalohydrolase, whose protein sequence is MQFEVWAPQAERVTLQCEGVTHAMQRDPGRPGWWTAEAEAGDGARYGFALDDGPLRPDPRSRRQPDGPEGLSAVVDHGRHPWRARWPGRPLPGAVLYELHVGTYTPEGTLDAAAGRLGHLAGLGITHVELMPLCAFPGRHGWGYDGVSPWAVHEPYGGPEALKRFVDRAHELGLGVVLDVVHNHLGPSGNFLPEFGPYFTDTHHTPWGAAVNLDAPGSDEVRAYLLDSALAWLRDYRLDGLRLDAVHALVDTRACHFLEELSAAVDVLAAETGRPLFLIAESDLNDPRMITPRRENGLGLHAQWNDDFHHALHTALTGESQGYYADFARDPFAALAKTLTGGFFHDGAYSGFRGRRHGRPLDRSRMPAHRLLGYSQTHDQVGNRALGDRLSASLSPGLLACAAALTLTAPFTPMLFMGEEWAAGTPWQYFTDHTDPELAEAVRRGRRREFAAHGWAEEDVPDPQDPATRERSCLDWSEPEREPHARVLAWYRELIALRHTQADLTDPDLADIKVAHDAQARWLAFRRGDVRVAVNLGKEPASIPLGPRPARVLAAWDPVDAPGPDGLLHLPGESCVIIEQD, encoded by the coding sequence GTGCAGTTCGAGGTGTGGGCACCGCAGGCCGAACGTGTGACGCTCCAGTGCGAGGGCGTCACGCACGCGATGCAACGCGACCCCGGCCGGCCGGGATGGTGGACCGCCGAGGCGGAGGCCGGGGACGGCGCACGGTACGGCTTCGCGCTCGACGACGGCCCCCTCAGGCCCGACCCGCGCTCACGCCGCCAGCCGGACGGCCCCGAGGGGCTCAGCGCCGTCGTCGACCACGGGCGCCACCCATGGCGTGCGCGGTGGCCCGGACGCCCGCTGCCGGGCGCGGTCCTCTACGAGCTGCACGTGGGCACCTACACCCCCGAGGGCACCCTCGACGCCGCCGCCGGGCGGCTCGGCCATCTCGCCGGACTCGGCATCACCCACGTGGAGTTGATGCCCCTGTGCGCCTTCCCGGGCCGGCACGGCTGGGGATACGACGGGGTGTCGCCGTGGGCGGTGCACGAGCCGTACGGCGGTCCCGAGGCGCTGAAGCGGTTCGTCGACCGGGCCCACGAACTCGGTCTCGGCGTGGTCCTGGACGTGGTGCACAACCACCTGGGCCCGTCCGGGAACTTCCTGCCCGAGTTCGGCCCGTACTTCACCGACACGCACCACACGCCGTGGGGGGCGGCCGTCAACCTGGACGCGCCCGGCTCCGACGAGGTGCGCGCCTATCTGCTGGACAGCGCGCTGGCCTGGCTGCGCGACTACCGGCTCGACGGACTGCGGCTGGACGCGGTGCACGCTCTCGTCGACACGCGCGCGTGCCACTTCCTGGAGGAGCTGTCGGCGGCCGTGGACGTGCTCGCCGCCGAGACGGGCCGGCCGCTGTTCCTGATCGCCGAGTCCGATCTGAACGACCCGCGGATGATCACCCCGCGCCGGGAGAACGGCCTGGGCCTGCACGCGCAGTGGAACGACGACTTCCACCACGCCCTGCACACGGCGCTCACCGGCGAGTCCCAGGGCTACTACGCCGACTTCGCGCGCGACCCCTTCGCCGCCCTCGCCAAGACCCTCACCGGCGGTTTCTTCCACGACGGCGCGTACTCCGGTTTCCGGGGCCGCCGGCACGGCCGTCCGCTGGACCGCTCCCGGATGCCGGCGCACCGGCTCCTGGGCTACTCCCAGACCCACGACCAGGTGGGCAACCGCGCCCTGGGCGACCGTCTCTCGGCGTCCCTCTCCCCCGGCCTGCTGGCCTGCGCCGCCGCGCTGACGCTGACCGCCCCGTTCACGCCGATGCTGTTCATGGGCGAGGAGTGGGCCGCGGGCACGCCCTGGCAGTACTTCACCGACCACACCGACCCCGAGCTGGCCGAGGCCGTGCGGCGGGGCCGGCGCCGGGAGTTCGCGGCGCACGGCTGGGCCGAGGAGGACGTGCCCGACCCGCAGGACCCGGCCACCCGCGAGCGCTCCTGCCTGGACTGGTCCGAGCCGGAGCGCGAGCCGCACGCGCGTGTGCTGGCCTGGTACCGCGAGCTGATCGCCCTGCGGCACACGCAGGCCGACCTCACCGACCCCGACCTGGCCGACATCAAGGTCGCCCACGACGCGCAGGCCCGCTGGCTTGCCTTCCGGCGCGGCGACGTCCGGGTGGCCGTCAACCTCGGCAAGGAGCCGGCCTCGATCCCGCTCGGACCGCGCCCGGCGCGGGTGCTGGCCGCATGGGACCCGGTGGACGCGCCGGGCCCGGACGGTCTGCTGCACCTGCCGGGCGAGTCGTGCGTGATCATCGAACAGGACTGA
- a CDS encoding DUF1707 and FHA domain-containing protein — protein MTSSFEFNTYPARLSDVERDRALKVLRDGVAMGRLSHDTFIRRMELALAARRSDELAVLTADLPKESRLSRVVFGSVEAVSGFTVRLRRAWQAERLPKLLLPHPGTEQALRIGRDPSSGLRLTHDSVSRVHAELSRQGGMWVLRDLGSTNGTTVNGRRVIGAAVVREGDQVAFGRTAFRLSVN, from the coding sequence GTGACGTCGTCCTTCGAGTTCAACACGTACCCCGCGCGGCTGTCCGACGTGGAGCGCGACCGGGCGCTGAAGGTGCTGCGCGACGGCGTCGCCATGGGGCGTCTGTCGCACGACACGTTCATCCGGCGCATGGAGCTGGCCCTGGCGGCACGCCGCTCGGACGAGTTGGCCGTCCTCACCGCCGACCTGCCCAAGGAGAGCCGTCTCTCCCGGGTGGTGTTCGGCAGCGTCGAGGCGGTCTCGGGCTTCACCGTCCGGCTGCGCCGGGCCTGGCAGGCCGAGCGTCTGCCCAAGCTGCTGCTCCCGCACCCCGGCACCGAGCAGGCGCTGCGCATCGGCCGCGACCCGTCGAGCGGCCTGCGGCTGACCCACGACAGCGTCTCGCGGGTGCACGCCGAACTGAGCCGGCAGGGCGGCATGTGGGTGCTGCGCGACCTCGGCTCGACCAACGGGACGACCGTCAACGGGCGCCGGGTCATCGGCGCGGCCGTGGTCCGCGAGGGCGACCAGGTCGCCTTCGGCCGCACGGCGTTCCGCCTCTCGGTGAACTGA
- a CDS encoding SSI family serine proteinase inhibitor, with the protein MSRSRAARAVRRALPTAAAALLLAVGAAPALAGSQDALPGNWLQLTVTRGDARSSDTRGTLLMCDPPQGHSRAAEACDVLARADGDVDAVPGDGERVCPLVYAPVTVRAQGRWNGRAVDYRHTFSNDCEREALTGAVFALDDEQVPEV; encoded by the coding sequence CTGTCGCGGTCCCGTGCGGCGAGGGCCGTGCGGCGCGCCCTGCCGACGGCCGCCGCCGCCCTCCTCCTCGCCGTGGGCGCCGCGCCCGCCCTCGCCGGCTCGCAGGACGCCCTCCCCGGCAACTGGCTCCAGCTCACCGTCACCCGCGGCGACGCCCGCTCCAGCGACACCCGCGGCACCCTGCTGATGTGCGACCCGCCCCAGGGCCACTCCCGGGCCGCGGAGGCCTGCGACGTGCTGGCCAGGGCCGACGGCGACGTCGACGCCGTCCCCGGCGACGGCGAGCGCGTGTGCCCGCTGGTGTACGCGCCGGTGACCGTCCGCGCGCAGGGCCGGTGGAACGGCCGCGCGGTCGACTACCGGCACACCTTCAGCAACGACTGCGAGCGCGAGGCGCTGACCGGAGCCGTGTTCGCCCTGGACGACGAGCAGGTGCCCGAGGTCTGA